A genomic region of Metopolophium dirhodum isolate CAU chromosome 1, ASM1992520v1, whole genome shotgun sequence contains the following coding sequences:
- the LOC132934519 gene encoding protein cornichon-like: MSFTFAVFTYIVAMISDAFLIFFSIFHVIAFDELKTDSKNPIDQCNSLNPLVIPEYLIHFFFNLLFLFGGQWISFAINIPLMAYHIKRYQSRPVMSGFGLYDPTSIMNADKLYKYQREGWIKLSFYLFSFFYYLYGMIRALITV, translated from the exons ATGTCGTTTACATTCGCGGTGTTCACTTATATTGTGGCCATGATATCagatgcatttttaatatttttttcgatattccAT gTTATTGCATTTGATGAACTTAAAACTGATAGCAAAAATCCTATAGATCAATGTAACAGTCTAAATCCA ttagTAATTCCTGAGTATTTGATACACTTTTTCTtcaatcttttatttttgtttggagGCCAGTGGATATCATTTGCTATTAATATACCATTAATGGCTTATCATATTaaaag atatCAAAGTAGACCAGTTATGTCTGGTTTTGGTCTTTATGATCCTACAAGTATTATGAATGCTgacaaattgtataaatatcaacGCGAGGGTTggataaaattatcattttatctgTTTTCATTTTTCTATTACTTATATGG aatgatACGAGCGTTGATAACAGTATAA